In Crinalium epipsammum PCC 9333, the following are encoded in one genomic region:
- a CDS encoding tetratricopeptide repeat protein — translation MLNENLKKPLLIVSAIAFMGSTAFGTAAMFQEGLNAPKEDTKTATAPSQDSQIKAQVSGYEQVLKREPDNQVALQGLVQGKLALNDFKGAIAPMEKLVKLNPDRPDYKQLLAALKQKDAPSKSKVNK, via the coding sequence ATGTTGAACGAAAATCTTAAAAAACCTCTTCTAATTGTCTCAGCGATCGCATTTATGGGTTCTACAGCCTTTGGAACCGCCGCGATGTTCCAGGAGGGACTAAACGCGCCCAAAGAGGATACCAAGACAGCAACAGCACCTTCTCAAGACTCGCAAATTAAAGCACAAGTAAGCGGATATGAGCAGGTATTAAAGCGTGAACCCGATAACCAGGTGGCTTTGCAAGGATTAGTACAAGGTAAATTGGCGCTGAATGATTTTAAAGGCGCGATCGCACCTATGGAGAAACTCGTCAAGCTAAATCCAGATAGACCAGATTACAAACAACTATTAGCTGCACTAAAGCAAAAAGATGCACCCAGTAAAAGTAAAGTAAATAAGTAA
- the rfbC gene encoding dTDP-4-dehydrorhamnose 3,5-epimerase, with protein MNIVTTTIPDVLILEPKVFADDRGFFFESYNERLFSEQTKIKTHFVQDNHSFSKQNVLRGLHYQIQQPQGKLVRVISGSIFDVAVDLRHSSSTFGKWVSCILSAENKRQFWVPPGFAHGFLVVSEVAEVLYKTTADYAPQYDRTILWNDPDLNIDWQLNSPPLLSAKDQAGQLFKNAEVYP; from the coding sequence ATGAATATAGTAACTACTACCATCCCCGACGTTTTGATCCTCGAACCTAAAGTATTTGCGGATGACAGAGGATTTTTTTTTGAAAGCTATAACGAAAGATTATTTAGTGAACAGACTAAAATAAAAACTCATTTCGTTCAAGATAATCATTCTTTTTCTAAGCAAAATGTCTTACGGGGTCTACATTACCAAATCCAACAGCCACAAGGAAAGTTAGTTAGAGTAATTTCTGGGAGTATATTTGATGTAGCTGTAGATTTACGTCACAGTTCCTCCACGTTTGGGAAATGGGTTAGCTGCATTCTCAGTGCTGAAAATAAACGCCAATTTTGGGTTCCTCCAGGATTTGCCCATGGGTTTTTAGTTGTTTCAGAAGTAGCTGAGGTGTTGTATAAGACAACAGCAGATTATGCACCGCAATACGATCGCACTATCCTATGGAATGATCCAGATTTAAACATTGATTGGCAACTAAATTCGCCACCGCTTTTATCCGCCAAAGACCAAGCAGGTCAGCTATTTAAAAATGCGGAAGTATACCCATGA
- the rfbD gene encoding dTDP-4-dehydrorhamnose reductase → MSRILIVGSAGQLGQELQQTLIPYGEVVAVDRKTLDLSQPDQIRELVQQVQPQIVINAAAYTAVDQAEKEPETARMINAIAPTILAQEVEKLKAILIHVSTDYVFDGSKNHPYTEEDITNPLSIYGQSKLAGEQGIQENCQSYLILRTAWVYGAYGKSNFVKTMLRLGSEREEVRVVTDQIGTPTWAKDIADAIAQVTSLKPDPGIYHYTNSGVASWYDFAVAIFEEAKNLVPLKVQRVIPITTSEYPTPAQRPTYSVLSCRKISSVLNTNPPHWRQELRQMLKSVNS, encoded by the coding sequence ATGAGCCGTATTCTAATTGTTGGTAGTGCAGGTCAACTAGGTCAAGAATTACAACAGACGCTTATACCCTACGGGGAAGTGGTTGCTGTTGACAGGAAAACTTTAGATTTATCCCAACCCGATCAGATTCGTGAATTAGTTCAACAAGTCCAGCCTCAGATAGTGATTAATGCTGCGGCTTACACTGCTGTCGATCAAGCCGAAAAGGAACCTGAAACAGCGAGAATGATTAATGCGATCGCACCGACAATTCTTGCTCAAGAAGTCGAAAAGCTAAAAGCAATACTAATTCATGTTTCTACTGATTATGTTTTTGATGGTTCCAAAAATCATCCCTACACTGAAGAGGATATAACTAATCCTCTGAGTATTTACGGTCAATCTAAACTCGCTGGTGAGCAAGGAATTCAAGAAAACTGTCAGTCATACTTGATTTTAAGAACTGCTTGGGTTTATGGTGCTTACGGTAAAAGCAACTTCGTTAAAACCATGCTGAGACTGGGAAGTGAGCGTGAAGAAGTGCGAGTAGTAACCGATCAAATTGGAACTCCTACTTGGGCGAAAGATATCGCAGATGCGATCGCCCAAGTAACTTCCCTCAAACCTGATCCAGGTATATATCACTACACAAACAGTGGCGTTGCAAGCTGGTACGACTTCGCCGTTGCTATTTTTGAAGAAGCTAAAAACCTAGTTCCCTTAAAAGTTCAGCGCGTTATCCCCATCACAACCTCTGAATATCCTACACCTGCCCAGCGTCCTACCTATTCAGTTTTGTCATGTCGCAAAATTTCCTCTGTCTTGAATACTAACCCTCCCCACTGGCGACAAGAGCTTAGACAGATGCTTAAATCAGTTAATAGTTAA
- a CDS encoding GNAT family N-acetyltransferase translates to MNPNVHLREALPQEDFIIAEHFYQMWLANHVLADSIQPNWQQITLEFISHARQNLCYKAFVAEVEKQVIGSTSCQIFAGLYPDILKAEYRKYGYIWGVYVEPDYRKNGIGKSITKMAVDYLKSIGCTRAILNASPSGKTVYSGLCFSISNEMQLDLI, encoded by the coding sequence ATGAATCCAAATGTTCATCTAAGGGAGGCTTTACCGCAGGAAGACTTTATTATTGCGGAACATTTTTACCAAATGTGGTTAGCCAATCATGTTTTAGCAGATTCAATTCAACCTAATTGGCAACAAATTACGCTTGAGTTCATTAGTCACGCACGCCAGAATTTATGTTATAAAGCGTTTGTGGCAGAGGTGGAAAAACAAGTAATTGGCTCTACCAGTTGTCAGATTTTTGCGGGACTTTATCCTGATATTTTGAAGGCAGAATACCGCAAATATGGATATATTTGGGGAGTTTATGTAGAGCCAGATTACCGAAAAAATGGAATTGGTAAAAGTATTACTAAAATGGCTGTTGATTACCTAAAATCAATTGGTTGCACACGGGCTATTTTAAATGCTTCTCCATCAGGAAAAACAGTTTACTCTGGTTTATGTTTTTCTATATCTAACGAAATGCAGTTAGATTTAATTTAA
- the asnS gene encoding asparagine--tRNA ligase, which translates to MTLQRIVEILRNGQPDESVTIKGWVRTKRELKDFAFVEVNDGSSLASLQVVLNPDIPGYADAVKRLNTGASVEVAGVLVASPAKGQRIELKAESVKVYGEADPQTYPLQKKRHSFEFLREIGHLRSRTNTLSAVFRVRNACAYAIHKFFQEKGFLWVHTPIISASDCEGAGEMFTVTRFNLQDVPQTDSKKVDYSKDFFGKQSYLTVSGQLEAEVMAMAFSNVYTFGPTFRAENSNTSRHLAEFWMIEPEMAFCDLQGDMDLAEEFLKYIFKYVLETCPEDMEFFNQRIDNSVLATADNIINNQFERLSYSDAIALLEKADKQFEYPVNWGLDLQSEHERYLAEEVFEKPVILTDYPVEIKAFYMRLNEDAKTVAAMDILAPKIGEIIGGSQREERLDVLERRIEAQGLDKADYWWYLDLRRYGTVPHAGFGLGFERLVQFMTGMGNIRDVIPFPRAPLTVEF; encoded by the coding sequence ATGACACTGCAACGGATTGTAGAGATATTACGCAACGGACAGCCTGATGAGTCAGTAACGATCAAAGGTTGGGTACGGACAAAACGGGAGTTAAAGGATTTTGCCTTTGTAGAGGTCAATGATGGCTCATCCTTGGCTAGTTTGCAAGTTGTACTCAATCCTGACATTCCAGGCTATGCAGATGCGGTTAAGCGGTTAAATACGGGCGCATCTGTGGAAGTTGCTGGTGTGTTAGTGGCTTCCCCTGCAAAGGGACAGCGAATTGAACTTAAAGCGGAGAGTGTGAAGGTTTACGGGGAAGCTGATCCCCAGACGTATCCTTTGCAGAAGAAACGGCACTCATTTGAGTTTTTGCGAGAAATTGGGCATTTGCGATCGCGCACGAATACCCTCAGCGCCGTTTTTAGGGTACGCAACGCTTGTGCTTATGCGATTCACAAGTTCTTTCAAGAAAAAGGTTTCTTGTGGGTTCACACGCCTATCATCAGCGCTAGCGACTGTGAAGGCGCTGGAGAAATGTTTACTGTTACTCGCTTTAATTTACAAGATGTTCCGCAGACAGATAGTAAAAAAGTAGATTACAGTAAAGACTTTTTTGGTAAACAGTCATACCTGACGGTAAGTGGACAACTAGAAGCTGAAGTGATGGCGATGGCTTTTAGTAATGTTTACACTTTTGGTCCTACTTTTCGGGCAGAAAATTCTAATACTTCTCGCCATTTAGCAGAATTTTGGATGATTGAGCCAGAAATGGCTTTTTGTGATTTGCAGGGAGATATGGATCTGGCGGAGGAGTTTCTAAAGTACATTTTTAAATATGTGCTAGAAACTTGTCCCGAAGATATGGAGTTTTTTAATCAACGCATTGATAATTCTGTGCTTGCTACTGCGGACAATATTATTAATAATCAGTTTGAGCGGTTAAGTTATAGTGATGCGATCGCACTTTTAGAAAAAGCAGATAAACAATTTGAGTATCCGGTTAATTGGGGCTTAGACTTGCAATCGGAACATGAACGTTATTTAGCTGAGGAAGTATTTGAAAAACCAGTCATCCTCACTGATTATCCTGTAGAGATTAAAGCATTTTATATGCGTCTCAATGAGGACGCAAAAACTGTTGCAGCAATGGATATTCTTGCCCCCAAAATTGGTGAAATTATTGGGGGTTCACAGAGGGAAGAACGTTTAGATGTGCTAGAACGTAGAATTGAAGCTCAAGGTTTAGATAAAGCTGATTACTGGTGGTATTTGGATTTACGACGTTATGGAACGGTTCCTCATGCTGGTTTTGGTTTAGGGTTTGAAAGATTAGTGCAGTTTATGACAGGTATGGGCAACATTCGTGATGTAATTCCTTTCCCGCGTGCGCCGTTAACTGTGGAGTTTTAG
- a CDS encoding DUF6439 family protein: MPELTPLSQTSNLNELTTLELAQALAERLRINEKDWHRLKSNRKARAAEQAAAAMVFLLKDQPEEALARFRTSSGWLDRSISAPPCPTHGHRSN; encoded by the coding sequence ATGCCTGAACTAACACCACTTTCTCAAACAAGCAATTTAAACGAACTCACCACCCTAGAACTAGCTCAAGCTCTAGCAGAGCGGTTGCGGATCAACGAAAAAGACTGGCATCGCTTAAAATCTAACCGTAAGGCTCGTGCGGCTGAACAAGCTGCCGCCGCAATGGTATTTCTGCTCAAAGATCAGCCAGAAGAAGCACTAGCGAGATTTCGCACGTCATCCGGTTGGTTGGATAGGTCAATTTCAGCGCCTCCTTGCCCAACTCACGGACACCGCAGCAATTAG
- a CDS encoding ATP-binding protein, with product MIAISLRPVGRDWGTISFASTLFLCPILDLLLAQIPSKLQAEIRLGLQEALVNAAKHGNQLDPSKTVVVHFSVVDGNYWWVISDEGCGFSPPYKCHAELAEELPEEKSENGRGVCILHQIFDQVQWNSQGTELRLCKQVKHSFLKKALLR from the coding sequence GTGATTGCTATCTCACTGCGTCCCGTCGGACGGGATTGGGGAACGATTAGCTTCGCTTCTACTCTATTTCTTTGCCCTATTTTGGATCTATTGCTGGCACAGATTCCTAGCAAGCTTCAAGCAGAAATTAGACTAGGTTTGCAAGAAGCCTTAGTCAATGCTGCTAAACACGGGAATCAACTAGATCCCAGCAAGACAGTTGTAGTTCATTTCTCTGTGGTAGATGGAAATTACTGGTGGGTAATTTCTGATGAAGGATGCGGATTTTCTCCCCCTTATAAATGCCATGCTGAGTTAGCAGAGGAACTACCAGAGGAAAAATCCGAAAATGGTCGAGGGGTATGTATTCTACATCAAATATTTGATCAAGTGCAATGGAATTCTCAAGGAACAGAACTTAGACTTTGTAAACAAGTCAAACATAGTTTCCTCAAGAAAGCACTTTTACGCTAA
- the rlmD gene encoding 23S rRNA (uracil(1939)-C(5))-methyltransferase RlmD, with amino-acid sequence MSLPNLNTINNPGVDRWQQGELVEVLIADLADTGEGVGKLDNRVVFVPDTVTGDRALVRLVRVKPEYAHGKLHKLLELSPHRIRPSCIVADKCGGCQWQHIEYKYQLEAKRNQVIQAIERIGKITAPTVAPALEASSPLGYRNKATYPLGISASGNLQAGYYRKGTHHIVNLNQCPVQDERLNPLLAEVKEDIQRRGWEVYNEEQTQQPQVKKKVLNKKAPQKTTVVGKVRHLSLRIGRRTGEMLLTLVVTDWNLPEVKEQAQDWLNRYPELVGVSLNYNPNNTNVIFGEETRTIAGEAYLTEKFANLEFQLRPDTFFQVYTEQAEALLQVIVEKLNLQGNEVLLDAYCGIGTFTLPLAKHVKQAIGVEIHAGSIEQARLNAEINGITNANFQVGAVEKLLPKLDIQPDIVLIDPPRKGCDRAVLNTLLEMRPRQIVYISCKPATLARDLNILCTQGGYQLTYVQPADFFPQTSHVESAAFLRL; translated from the coding sequence TTGTCCCTACCTAACTTAAATACTATAAATAACCCTGGTGTAGATAGATGGCAACAAGGGGAATTAGTTGAGGTACTGATCGCAGACCTTGCTGATACTGGTGAGGGTGTAGGAAAGCTGGATAATCGAGTGGTGTTTGTTCCTGATACGGTTACAGGCGATCGCGCTCTGGTTCGTTTAGTGCGGGTAAAACCTGAGTACGCTCATGGAAAACTTCACAAATTGTTAGAATTATCTCCTCATCGCATCCGCCCTAGTTGCATCGTCGCAGATAAATGTGGTGGCTGTCAGTGGCAGCATATTGAGTATAAATACCAGCTAGAAGCAAAACGCAATCAGGTAATTCAAGCTATAGAACGAATTGGAAAAATTACCGCTCCAACTGTAGCACCCGCACTAGAGGCATCATCGCCGTTAGGATATCGTAACAAAGCTACCTACCCGCTAGGAATCTCTGCTAGTGGCAATTTACAGGCAGGTTACTACCGTAAAGGTACGCACCACATAGTTAATCTCAATCAGTGTCCTGTACAAGATGAGCGTTTGAATCCCTTGTTAGCGGAAGTTAAGGAGGATATTCAACGACGTGGTTGGGAAGTATATAACGAGGAACAAACACAGCAACCACAAGTTAAGAAGAAAGTCCTGAATAAAAAAGCTCCACAAAAAACAACTGTTGTGGGGAAGGTACGCCATTTGTCTTTGCGGATTGGACGGCGCACTGGCGAAATGTTGCTAACTTTGGTAGTGACAGATTGGAATTTACCAGAAGTTAAGGAACAAGCTCAAGATTGGCTCAATCGCTATCCTGAGCTAGTGGGGGTTTCACTTAATTACAACCCTAATAATACTAATGTCATTTTTGGTGAAGAAACTCGCACTATTGCTGGTGAAGCTTACTTAACAGAAAAGTTTGCTAATCTTGAATTTCAACTGCGCCCTGATACTTTCTTCCAAGTTTATACAGAGCAAGCAGAGGCGCTGTTACAGGTGATTGTAGAAAAGCTAAATTTACAGGGTAATGAGGTATTACTAGATGCTTACTGTGGGATTGGTACTTTCACTTTGCCTCTAGCAAAGCACGTCAAGCAAGCAATTGGTGTAGAAATACACGCAGGATCTATTGAACAAGCGCGATTGAATGCGGAGATTAATGGCATAACGAATGCTAATTTTCAGGTAGGCGCAGTTGAGAAATTATTGCCAAAACTGGATATTCAACCGGATATTGTGCTGATAGATCCGCCCCGGAAAGGATGCGATCGCGCGGTGCTTAATACCTTACTCGAAATGCGACCACGCCAAATAGTTTACATTAGCTGCAAGCCAGCTACTCTAGCGCGAGATCTGAATATTCTTTGCACTCAGGGTGGTTATCAACTTACATACGTGCAACCAGCAGATTTCTTTCCCCAAACATCTCACGTTGAATCAGCCGCTTTTCTCAGGCTTTAA
- the apcD gene encoding allophycocyanin subunit alpha-B, protein MSVISQFILKADDELRYPSTGELTSIKDFFQTGEQRMRIATTLAENEKKIVEQASKQLWQKRPDFISPGGNAYGQRQRALCIRDYGWYLRLITYGVLAGDKEPIEKIGLIGVREMYNSLGVPVPGMVEAIIALKKAALDLLSDEDAVAATPYFDYIIQAMS, encoded by the coding sequence ATGAGTGTAATTAGCCAATTTATTCTCAAAGCAGACGACGAGCTTCGTTATCCCAGCACGGGCGAACTCACGAGTATCAAGGATTTTTTTCAAACTGGCGAACAGCGGATGCGGATTGCCACTACGCTGGCTGAAAATGAGAAAAAAATTGTTGAACAAGCAAGCAAGCAGCTTTGGCAAAAACGCCCAGACTTTATTTCTCCTGGCGGTAATGCCTACGGTCAGCGTCAAAGAGCATTATGTATACGTGATTACGGCTGGTACTTGCGTCTAATTACTTACGGTGTACTTGCTGGCGACAAAGAACCAATTGAAAAAATTGGTTTGATTGGGGTACGGGAAATGTATAATTCCCTCGGTGTCCCTGTTCCAGGCATGGTCGAAGCAATTATCGCCTTGAAAAAAGCTGCTCTCGATTTACTCAGTGATGAAGACGCAGTAGCGGCTACTCCTTACTTCGATTATATTATTCAAGCCATGTCCTGA
- a CDS encoding tetratricopeptide repeat protein codes for MIRWILNLLSIVLVVLMGLIYVPAVMAQTQDAPQFTESELQVGDELAAKAINAGNSGNFATAEQNWTELIEKFPSNPAIWSNRGNVRVSQNKLEDAIADYNKAIELAPNATDPYLNRGTAYEGLGRWQEAIADYNRVLELDAKDAMAYNNRGNAEAGLEKWESAIADYQKSAELAPNFAIARANYAIALYQIGQTTEAIRTMRNIIRKYPQFPDVRAALTAALWEQGKQGEAESHWVAAVGLDLRYKNLDWVKNVRRWPPVMVAALEKFIKLQ; via the coding sequence ATGATTCGTTGGATTCTAAATTTATTAAGTATTGTGCTAGTCGTATTAATGGGGTTGATATATGTGCCTGCGGTAATGGCACAAACCCAGGATGCACCTCAGTTTACAGAATCGGAATTACAGGTAGGGGATGAGTTAGCAGCGAAAGCTATAAACGCGGGCAATAGTGGTAATTTTGCTACGGCTGAACAGAATTGGACAGAATTAATTGAAAAATTTCCTAGTAATCCAGCTATTTGGAGTAATAGAGGTAATGTCAGGGTTAGCCAGAATAAGTTAGAGGATGCGATCGCAGATTATAACAAAGCCATTGAACTTGCTCCTAATGCTACTGATCCCTATTTAAATCGCGGTACAGCTTATGAAGGCTTAGGACGTTGGCAGGAAGCAATTGCTGATTACAATCGGGTGCTAGAACTAGATGCTAAGGACGCAATGGCTTATAACAATCGGGGTAATGCCGAAGCGGGATTAGAAAAATGGGAGAGTGCGATCGCAGATTATCAGAAATCAGCCGAACTTGCACCGAATTTTGCCATAGCTCGAGCTAATTATGCGATCGCACTTTATCAAATTGGGCAAACCACAGAAGCCATCCGCACTATGCGTAATATTATTCGCAAATATCCTCAATTTCCTGATGTCCGCGCTGCGCTTACCGCCGCACTATGGGAACAAGGCAAACAAGGTGAAGCTGAAAGTCACTGGGTAGCTGCTGTTGGATTAGATTTGCGCTATAAAAATTTGGACTGGGTGAAAAATGTGCGCCGTTGGCCTCCAGTGATGGTTGCAGCTTTAGAAAAGTTTATTAAATTGCAATAA
- a CDS encoding GAF domain-containing protein yields the protein MEIGTTEATTVALKNVLEQICQIRGWKYGEIWVPDQDVLRCHPAVYMDTSEIAEFRRFSEEFTFRAGAGLPGRVWMFQEAEWIENVSEQPAIYYRSHLAKSAGLKAAVGIPIIESGEVKAVLIFYSDQIQPADEQLIAALKDQIQSLIFHSI from the coding sequence TTGGAAATAGGTACAACAGAAGCTACGACAGTTGCCCTAAAAAATGTTCTAGAACAAATTTGCCAGATAAGGGGCTGGAAATATGGCGAGATTTGGGTTCCAGATCAAGATGTGCTACGATGCCATCCTGCTGTATATATGGATACGTCGGAAATAGCTGAGTTTAGAAGGTTCTCAGAAGAATTTACGTTTAGAGCAGGTGCGGGATTGCCTGGTCGTGTATGGATGTTTCAAGAAGCGGAATGGATTGAAAATGTCTCGGAACAACCTGCAATTTACTACCGCTCCCATCTTGCCAAATCTGCCGGACTAAAAGCAGCAGTAGGAATACCAATTATTGAATCAGGGGAAGTAAAAGCGGTACTAATATTTTATAGCGATCAAATCCAACCCGCAGATGAGCAACTGATCGCAGCGCTCAAAGATCAAATTCAATCGTTGATATTTCATTCAATTTAA
- the ruvB gene encoding Holliday junction branch migration DNA helicase RuvB, translating to MAIISSKQNSEEPKDQTQKSRGVRERKNIPKASPKPEILQPVATAEEEGKQDESIRPQRLADYIGQKDLKGVLEIAIAASKGRGESLDHLLLYGPPGLGKTTMSLILATEMGVNCKITSAPALERPRDIVGLLVNLSPGDILFIDEIHRLARMTEELLYPAMEDFRLDITVGKGPTAKIRSIPLAKFTLVGATTRVGSLSSPLRDRFGLIQRLRFYEPDELTLIVLRTAEILKTEITEDGALEIARRSRGTPRIANRLLKRVRDYAQVKKYPQINQEVASEGLEVFNVDPKGLDWADRLMLTVMIEQFNGGPVGLEAVAAATGEDSMTIEEVYEPYLLQIGYLHRTPRGRVVTPAARKHLGYE from the coding sequence ATGGCGATTATCTCATCAAAACAAAACTCCGAAGAACCAAAAGATCAAACTCAGAAGAGTAGGGGTGTAAGGGAACGCAAAAATATTCCGAAAGCTTCCCCTAAGCCTGAAATATTGCAACCAGTAGCGACAGCAGAGGAGGAGGGGAAGCAAGACGAAAGCATCAGACCTCAACGATTGGCTGATTATATTGGGCAAAAAGATCTTAAGGGTGTCTTAGAAATTGCGATCGCTGCTTCTAAGGGTAGGGGAGAATCACTAGATCACTTGCTGCTTTATGGCCCTCCTGGTTTGGGAAAAACCACGATGTCGCTGATTTTAGCAACAGAAATGGGAGTAAATTGCAAGATTACTTCTGCTCCTGCCTTAGAACGACCTCGTGATATTGTTGGTTTACTGGTGAATCTAAGTCCGGGGGATATCTTATTTATAGATGAAATTCATCGTTTAGCTAGGATGACAGAGGAACTGCTTTATCCAGCGATGGAGGACTTTCGGCTAGATATCACGGTTGGTAAAGGCCCAACTGCCAAAATTCGTAGTATCCCGTTAGCTAAATTTACGTTAGTTGGGGCAACAACTCGCGTCGGTTCACTATCATCGCCTTTGCGCGATCGCTTTGGTTTAATCCAACGACTACGTTTTTATGAACCCGATGAATTAACTTTAATTGTGCTTCGTACTGCTGAGATTCTTAAAACTGAAATAACTGAAGATGGTGCTTTGGAAATTGCCCGTCGTTCTCGTGGAACTCCTAGAATTGCTAACCGCTTATTAAAACGGGTACGGGATTATGCTCAAGTAAAGAAATACCCTCAAATTAATCAAGAAGTAGCATCAGAAGGATTAGAAGTATTTAATGTAGATCCTAAAGGTTTAGATTGGGCAGATCGCTTAATGTTAACTGTAATGATTGAACAGTTTAATGGGGGGCCTGTAGGTTTAGAAGCTGTAGCAGCCGCAACTGGTGAAGATTCTATGACTATTGAGGAAGTATACGAACCATATTTGTTACAAATTGGCTATTTGCATCGCACACCTCGTGGTCGAGTTGTCACACCAGCAGCGAGAAAACATTTAGGCTATGAATAG
- the hisF gene encoding imidazole glycerol phosphate synthase subunit HisF codes for MLAKRILPCLDVKAGRVVKGVNFVDLRDAGDPVELAQAYNDAGADELVFLDITATHEDRDTIIDVVYRTAEQVFIPLTVGGGIQSLENIKYLLRAGADKVSINSAAVRDPSLINRASDRFGNQCIVVAIDARRRLDPTNPGWDVYVRGGRENTGIDAIAWAKELEQRGAGELLVTSMDADGTQAGYDLELTRTIAELVQIPVIASGGAGNCDHIYEALTAGKAEAALLASLLHFGQLTVAQIKQHLTEHQVPVRLT; via the coding sequence ATGCTAGCTAAACGCATCTTACCTTGCCTCGATGTGAAAGCGGGGCGAGTAGTTAAAGGTGTCAACTTTGTGGATTTACGGGATGCTGGTGATCCTGTGGAACTCGCACAAGCATATAATGACGCGGGTGCAGATGAATTGGTGTTTCTGGATATCACCGCCACCCACGAAGACAGGGACACAATTATTGATGTGGTCTACCGCACCGCCGAACAAGTTTTTATTCCTTTAACCGTGGGAGGTGGAATTCAATCCTTAGAGAACATTAAATATTTGTTAAGAGCAGGTGCGGATAAGGTCAGTATTAACTCAGCCGCAGTACGTGATCCTAGCTTGATTAATCGAGCAAGCGATCGCTTCGGTAATCAGTGCATTGTAGTAGCAATTGATGCACGTAGACGACTAGATCCTACTAATCCTGGCTGGGATGTTTACGTGCGCGGTGGGCGGGAAAATACTGGCATAGATGCGATCGCTTGGGCAAAAGAACTAGAACAACGTGGCGCAGGAGAATTACTCGTCACCAGCATGGATGCTGATGGAACTCAAGCAGGATATGATTTAGAGCTTACACGCACAATTGCCGAACTTGTGCAAATTCCTGTCATTGCCTCTGGTGGCGCTGGTAACTGCGACCATATTTATGAAGCACTAACAGCAGGAAAAGCAGAAGCGGCGCTTTTAGCCTCACTCCTACATTTCGGACAACTGACAGTTGCTCAAATTAAACAACATTTAACAGAACATCAGGTTCCAGTAAGGTTAACGTAG
- a CDS encoding NYN domain-containing protein — MPRSRLPSVLLVDGYNVIGAWSSLQQTRVRDGLEASRQALIEALVNYSALEALETYIIFDAQYQDTRSYSEVITQNLSIYYTDFGQTADTYIEKFCASLRHDVSKSGQRVIVATSDRTQQLMVVGYGAELMSAQQLFDAVESTTLRSQRQQRSKKQSASRFLFNSLDPKAQERLAEWRRGLK, encoded by the coding sequence ATGCCTCGTTCTCGACTGCCTTCGGTTTTGCTAGTTGACGGCTACAATGTAATTGGAGCCTGGTCTTCTCTGCAACAAACACGGGTTCGTGATGGCTTAGAGGCATCTCGCCAAGCCTTAATAGAGGCTCTAGTGAACTATAGTGCCTTGGAAGCGCTAGAGACTTACATTATCTTTGATGCCCAATATCAGGACACTCGCAGTTATAGCGAGGTCATTACTCAGAATTTATCTATTTATTACACCGATTTTGGACAAACGGCTGATACCTACATAGAAAAATTCTGTGCCTCACTGCGTCACGATGTCAGTAAATCAGGACAACGGGTGATTGTGGCAACGTCAGATAGGACACAGCAGCTAATGGTTGTAGGTTATGGAGCCGAATTGATGTCGGCACAACAGCTATTTGATGCGGTTGAGTCAACAACTCTGCGATCGCAACGACAACAACGCTCTAAAAAACAATCTGCCAGCCGTTTTCTATTCAATTCTCTCGATCCCAAGGCACAGGAACGTCTAGCAGAGTGGAGGCGTGGATTGAAATGA